The genomic stretch TGATAAACCGTATACAAAAAAACCTGCTGAAACAAGAATGGGAAAAGGTAAAGGTGAGCCGGAAAAATGGGTCGCAGTAGTCAAACCCGGCAGGGTTATGTTTGAGGTGTCCGGTTTGAAAAAAGAAGAAGCAAAAATAGCATTTGACCTTGTTGCACATAAGTTACCGATAAAAACACAGTTTTTGGAACGCGGACAGTAGAGACAGTGATAAACAAGTGAATAAGTGGTTAGTGGTTAGTAAAAACTTAATCACTTAATCACTTAATTACCTAATCACTGGTGTTAAATGGCGAAAGATAAAAAGAAAATAGATATAAAACAACTCACAGATGCTGAATTAAAAGCAGAACTTGAACAGGCAAAAGGAAAACTGTTCAAATTAAAGTTCGCGCATAAAACAACACCGCTAAAAAACCAATTGGAGATAAGAACTTTAAGGCGACAAATTGCGCGAATTTTAACAGTATTAAGAGAAAAAATAGTCAAGAGTAGTCAAGTGTAGTCGACCTGAAAAACGGCTATAAACACTGTTTTTTTGATACGGCTCGTCGGAACCACTATAAAATATATTTGCAAATTCATTCAAATCAAAGGTTTGACCTTTGAAATTGCTCTTTGAATTTTGAAA from Elusimicrobiota bacterium encodes the following:
- the rpmC gene encoding 50S ribosomal protein L29; this encodes MAKDKKKIDIKQLTDAELKAELEQAKGKLFKLKFAHKTTPLKNQLEIRTLRRQIARILTVLREKIVKSSQV